In Athalia rosae chromosome 6, iyAthRosa1.1, whole genome shotgun sequence, one DNA window encodes the following:
- the LOC105690844 gene encoding probable ATP-dependent RNA helicase pitchoune, whose product MAPKGSVRRSAPSKPAVPKQSDQGDMEENLDDTVELIENGHGVKRQLPADVTAKKKKKKSKKAKLEEDLEHEHENEEDSGPQELEEKSTLCDVTKILPGSAMGLEIMNNTAFSSLQDKVCENTLKAIADMGFTNMTEIQARSIPALLEGRDLVGAAKTGSGKTLAFLVPAVELIYKLKFMPRNGTGCVVISPTRELSMQTFGVLKELMKYHHHTYGLLMGGANRKTEADKLSKGINIVVATPGRLLDHLQNTPDFLYKNLQCLIIDEADRILDIGFEEELKQIINILPKRRQTMLFSATQSKKTEALTTLALKKEPIYVGVDDEKEKATVEGLEQGYVVCPSEKRFLLLFTFLKKNRKKKVMVFFSSCMSVKYHHELLNYIDLPVMSIHGKQKQTKRTTTFFQFCNATSGILLCTDVAARGLDIPDVDWIVQFDPPDDPKEYIHRVGRTARGEGSSGHALMVLRPEELGFLRYLKQARIPVNEFDFSWNKIADIQLQLEKLVSKNYFLNTSAKEAFKAYVRAYDSHHLKQIFDVETLDLAKVAKSFGFVVPPAVDLKVGISKDSRPRKRQGGGGYGHFKNLNANPSGRRQVDRSKTFRQSGNRGKDRRQFAR is encoded by the exons ATG GCGCCCAAGGGTAGCGTGCGAAGATCAGCTCCCAGTAAACCTGCTGTCCCTAAACAATCTGACCAAG GTGATATGGAAGAAAACTTAGATGATACTGtagaattgattgaaaatggGCATGGAGTAAAACGTCAACTTCCGGCAGATGTCACAGCTAAGA aaaaaaagaaaaaatccaagaaGGCCAAACTTGAGGAAGATCTTGAACATGaacatgaaaatgaagaagacagTGGGCCTCaggaattagaagaaaaatccaCACTGTGTGATGTAACTAAAATAT TGCCAGGATCTGCTATGGGCTTGGAGATAATGAACAACACGGCCTTTTCATCTCTCCAAGACAAGGTATGCGAAAACACCTTGAAAGCAATTGCAGATATGGGTTTCACTAACATGACTGAAATCCAAGCACGTTCAATACCTGCCCTACTTGAAGGACGTGACCTTGTTGGGGCTGCCAAAACAGGGTCAGGAAAAACTTTAGCATTTCTCGTCCCAGCTGTCGAACTCATCTACAAATTGAAGTTCATGCCACGCAATG GTACCGGCTGTGTCGTGATATCCCCCACACGAGAGTTGTCCATGCAAACATTTGGTGTTCTTAAAGAGCTTATGAAATATCATCATCATACATATGGCCTGTTAATGGGTGGTGCAAATAGAAAAACTGAGGCCGATAAACTTTCCAAGGGTATTAATATTGTCGTGGCAACGCCTGGTCGACTATTGGATCATTTGCAAAATACCCCCGACTTCCTATATAAAAATCTACAATGTTTAATAATTGACGAAGCCGATCGTATATTGGATATTGGTTTTGAAGAAGAATTGAAGCAGATAATCAACATTTTACCCA AGCGACGACAAACGATGCTGTTCAGTGCAACACAGTCAAAGAAAACCGAAGCATTAACGACGCTCGCTTTGAAGAAAGAGCCGATATATGTGGGTGtagatgatgaaaaagaaaaggcaaCTGTAGAAGGTTTAGAACAAGGCTACGTAGTATGCCCAAGTGAGAAACgttttctacttttattcacattcctgaaaaaaaatcgcaagaaGAAGGTCATGGTGTTCTTCAGTTCCTGTATGTCCGTAAAATATCACCACGAACTTTTGAATTACATTGATCTGCCAGTAATGAGCATTCAC GGGAAACAAAAGCAAACTAAACGGACGACAACGTTTTTCCAATTCTGCAATGCCACATCTGGTATTCTTCTCTGCACCGACGTAGCTGCTCGAGGTCTTGACATCCCCGATGTTGATTGGATTGTGCAGTTCGATCCACCAGATGATCCcaag GAATACATTCATAGAGTTGGCCGAACAGCTCGCGGAGAAGGCAGCAGCGGACACGCTCTGATGGTTCTTCGTCCAGAAGAATTGGGATTCCTTCGTTACCTGAAACAAGCCCGTATCCCAGTGAATGAGTTCGATTTCTCATGGAACAAGATCGCTGACATACAGTTACAA CTAGAAAAATTGGTGTCAAAGAACTACTTTTTGAACACTTCCGCGAAGGAGGCATTCAAAGCTTACGTACGGGCGTACGATTCGCATCACCTCAAGCAAATCTTTGATGTCGAGACCCTGGATCTAGCAAAAGTTGCGAAATCCTTTGGGTTTGTGGTACCGCCAGCTGTCGACCTGA
- the LOC105690862 gene encoding 60S ribosomal protein L24, producing the protein MKIGLCAYSGYKIYPGHGKTMVKVDGKTFTFLNSKCEAAHLMRRNPRKVTWTVLYRRKHKKGQEEEQAKKRTRRTQKFQRAIVGASLTDIMAKRNMKPEIRKAQREQAIKVAKEQKKAAKATKKAAAPPKAKAAPKQKAAKVQQKAAPRVGGKR; encoded by the exons ATGAA gATCGGACTTTGTGCGTACAGTGGGTACAAAATCTACCCTGGCCATGGCAAAACCATGGTCAAAGTTGATGGGAAG ACGTTCACTTTCCTCAACTCAAAATGTGAGGCTGCCCATCTGATGAGGCGTAACCCTAGGAAGGTCACATGGACTGTGCTTTACCg CCGCAAGCACAAAAAAGGTCAAGAAGAAGAGCAAGCCAAGAAGAGGACAcgtcgtacccagaaattccaGCGTGCGATTGTGGGTGCCTCTCTAACAGACATTATGGCTAAGCGTAATATGAAGCCAGAGATTAGAAAAGCTCAGCGCGAGCAGGCTATCAA AGTTGCAAAGGAGCAAAAGAAAGCTGCAAAAGCAACAAAGAAAGCAGCAGCACCACCTAAGGCCAAGGCTGCACCTAAGCAGAAAGCAGCCAAAGTTCAGCAGAAGGCTGCTCCTCGTGTTGGAGGGAAACGTTAA
- the LOC105690859 gene encoding uncharacterized protein LOC105690859, with the protein MAGRKHTRKKDLRQTYQDANTQTSPMKFISENDYLKKEIELLKLQLKALTPEVLSNDSNQTTTGSRKKQETIVLAVADSPQTYKIVGKGCSCKGSCSTKVCGCVKKQISCGESCKCSHSKCQNQEPDKENMVQNKKLLNDVQLKFPNLTALGLIDDLPPNTAPVTAGPSTKLTKKLQKAERSIFSPDSPGTDQLGVSFTKLQLKKPLKFTKVNKNLTYSSDSSTSSSDEAEDLKIQQKRYEPSGAQLDLPAKKVEQSIKKISSSNKVEEKRERKGKNPHTYPSRHDMHQTKFPNRSKPVTQQGKSKRKDIIPPDLEETASESLEELDDEVHLDEFKHSIIDPMKPTRQLARTPVMASPSIGQSRVSVEVSLESNPGSIIDPLALDQKIIAVQQKKDDEAPQVNWDEHYARLVPCRLCNRTFNPERLAKHEASCKRV; encoded by the exons ATGGCGGGGCGAAAGCACACACGAAAAAAGGATTTACGTCAAAC CTATCAGGATGCAAACACTCAAACAAGTCCAATGAAGTTTATCTCGGAGaacgattatttgaaaaaagaaattgagttaCTGAAGTTACAGCTCAAGGCCTTGACACCTGAAGTACTATCAAATGATAGTAATCAGACTACTACTGGATCCAGGAAAAAACAAGAGACCATTGTTTTGGCTGTAGCAGACAGCCCTCAAACATATAAAATTGTTGGTAAAGGTTGTAGCTGTAAGGGATCATGCTCAACAAAAGTTTGCGGttgtgtaaaaaaacaaatttcatgtGGAGAATCCTGCAAATGTAGTCATTCCAAATGTCAAAATCAG GAACCAGACAAAGAGAACATggttcaaaataaaaaactactTAACGATGTGCAGCTGAAATTCCCAAATTTGACTGCATTGGGACTTATTGATGATCTTCCTCCAAATACTGCCCCAGTTACTGCTGGCCCATCTACTAAATTAACtaaaaaacttcaaaaagCTGAACGAAGCATTTTCAGTCCTGATTCACCTGGAACAGATCAACTTGGAGTTTCATTTACTAAACTTCAATTGAAGAAGCCCCTCAAATTCACAAAAGtgaacaaaaatctaacttaTTCTTCTGATTCATCTACATCCTCGTCAGATGAAGCAGAAGATCTCAAGATACAGCAAAAAAGATATGAACCTAGTGGAGCTCAACTGGATTTGCCAGCCAAGAAAGTTGAACAGAGCATCAAAAAGATTAGCTCAAGTAacaaagttgaagaaaaaagagagagaaaaggcaAAAATCCGCACACTTATCCATCTCGCCATGACATGCATCAAACGAAATTTCCTAACAGGAGTAAACCTGTCACTCAACAAGGAAAATCAAAGAGGAAGGATATCATACCTCCAGACTTGGAAGAAACAGCAAGTGAATCTTTGGAAGAGCTGGATGATGAAGTACATTTGGATGAG TTTAAGCACTCAATAATTGATCCCATGAAGCCAACACGTCAACTAGCCCGCACACCCGTTATGGCATCACCTAGCATTGGCCAATCAAGAGTATCCGTCGAGGTATCCTTAGAATCTAATCCTGGATCCATAATAGATCCATTGGCACTAGATCAGAAGATTATAGCAGTGCAACAGAAAAAAG ATGATGAGGCGCCACAGGTAAACTGGGATGAGCATTACGCTCGGCTTGTTCCTTGCCGACTTTGCAATCGAACGTTTAATCCGGAAAGACTTGCAAAACATGAAGCTAGCTGCAAGCGAGTATGA